In a single window of the Littorina saxatilis isolate snail1 linkage group LG5, US_GU_Lsax_2.0, whole genome shotgun sequence genome:
- the LOC138966942 gene encoding amelogenin-like, whose translation MLTVKMLKLLERVATCTSKTETSTGRPAAPVHLPDQSAAPVHLPDQSATPGHLPNQPATPGHLPHQPGHLPHQPATPGHLPDQPATPVHLPDQPTTPGHQPDQPATPVHLPHQPATPAHLPDKPSTRVHLPDQPSTPQQLPDHPAKRKLKIGDYV comes from the exons ATGCTGACTGTGAAAATGCTGAAATTGCTGGAACGTGTCGCGACTTGCACCTCCAAGACGGAGACAAGCACGGGCAGACCAGCTGCGCCCGTACACCTGCCAGATCAGTCAGCTGCGCCCGTACACCTGCCAGATCAGTCAGCTACGCCCGGACACCTGCCAAATCAGCCAGCTACGCCCGGACACCTGCCACATCAGCCCGGACACCTGCCACATCAGCCAGCTACGCCCGGACACCTGCCAGATCAACCAGCGACGCCCGTACACCTGCCAGATCAGCCAACAACGCCCGGACACCAGCCAGACCAGCCAGCTACGCCCGTACACCTGCCACATCAGCCAGCTACGCCCGCACACCTGCCAGATAAGCCATCTACGCGCGTTCACCTGCCAGATCAGCCATCGACGCCTCAACAGCTGCCAGACCATCCAGCAAAGAG GAAACTCAAGATTGGGGACTACGTGTGA